The proteins below come from a single Periophthalmus magnuspinnatus isolate fPerMag1 chromosome 7, fPerMag1.2.pri, whole genome shotgun sequence genomic window:
- the LOC117374131 gene encoding tubulin alpha-1B chain-like, translating to MRECISVHVGQAGVQIGNACWELYCLEHGIQPDGQMPSDKTLGGGDDSFNTFFSETGAGKHVPRAVFVDLEPTVIDEVRTGTYRQLFHPEQLITGKEDAANNYARGHYTIGKEIIDLVLDRIRKLADQCTGLQGFLVFHSFGGGTGSGFTSLLMERLSVDYGKKSKLEFSIYPAPQVSTAVVEPYNSILTTHTTLEHSDCAFMVDNEAIYDICRRNLDIERPTYTNLNRLISQIVSSITASLRFDGALNVDLTEFQTNLVPYPRIHFPLATYAPVISAEKAYHEQLTVAEITNACFEPSNQMVKCDPRHGKYMACCLLYRGDVVPKDVNAAIATIKTKRTIQFVDWCPTGFKVGINYQPPTVVPGGDLAKVQRAVCMLSNTTAIAEAWARLDHKFDLMYAKRAFVHWYVGEGMEEGEFSEAREDMAALEKDYEEVGIDSADGEGDEEGEEY from the exons ATG CGCGAGTGCATCTCAGTCCATGTGGGCCAGGCCGGAGTCCAGATTGGAAATGCCTGCTGGGAGCTGTACTGTCTGGAGCATGGGATTCAGCCTGATGGACAGATGCCCAGTGACAAGACTCTGGGAGGAGGAGATGATTCTTTCAACACCTTCTTCAGCGAGACTGGGGCTGGGAAACATGTGCCCAGAGCAGTGTTTGTGGACCTGGAGCCCACTGTCATTG ATGAGGTGCGCACCGGCACATACAGACAGCTGTTCCACCCAGAGCAGCTGATCACTGGAAAGGAGGACGCTGCCAACAACTACGCTCGCGGTCACTACACCATCGGCAAAGAGATCATCGACCTGGTGCTTGACAGGATCCGCAAACTG GCCGACCAGTGCACGGGGCTGCAGGGCTTCCTGGTGTTCCACAGCTTTGGAGGAGGCACCGGCTCCGGCTTCACCTCTCTGCTCATGGAGCGTCTCTCTGTGGACTACGGCAAGAAGTCCAAGCTGGAGTTCTCCATCTACCCCGCCCCCCAGGTCTCCACTGCTGTGGTGGAGCCCTACAACTCCATCCTGACCACCCACACCACCCTGGAGCACTCTGACTGTGCCTTCATGGTGGACAATGAGGCCATCTACGACATCTGCCGCAGGAATCTGGACATCGAACGCCCCACCTACACCAACCTCAACAGGCTCATCAGTCAGATCGTGTCCTCCATCACAGCCTCTCTGCGCTTCGATGGAGCCCTCAATGTGGATCTGACAGAGTTCCAGACCAACTTGGTGCCCTACCCTCGTATCCACTTCCCTCTGGCCACCTATGCCCCCGTCATCTCTGCCGAGAAGGCCTACCACGAGCAGCTAACTGTAGCAGAAATTACCAACGCATGTTTTGAGCCTTCTAACCAGATGGTGAAATGTGATCCTCGTCATGGTAAATACATGGCCTGCTGTCTTCTGTATCGTGGTGACGTTGTGCCCAAAGACGTGAACGCCGCCATCGCCACCATCAAGACCAAGCGCACCATCCagtttgtggactggtgtcccACTGGGTTCAAGGTGGGCATCAACTACCAGCCACCCACTGTGGTCCCTGGAGGAGACCTGGCCAAGGTGCAGAGGGCCGTGTGCATGCTGAGTAACACCACTGCTATAGCAGAGGCCTGGGCCAGGCTCGACCACAAGTTTGACCTGATGTACGCCAAGAGGGCCTTTGTGCACTGGTACGTGGGAGAGGgcatggaggagggagagttcTCAGAGGCCAGAGAGGACATGGCTGCTCTGGAGAAGGATTATGAAGAAGTGGGCATTGATTCTGCAGATGGAGAAGGTGACGAGGAGGGAGAAGAGTATTAa